Proteins encoded together in one Acidobacteriota bacterium window:
- a CDS encoding DUF1028 domain-containing protein — MSHRSRAIPSPLLVSAAVFSALLLAILGIAGPSAAEGLERTSDSALSKPLDPLAHTYSIVARDPATGQLGVAVQSHWFQVGAVVPWARAGVGAVATQSFVRVDYGPKGLDLMAAGTSASQALDQLLAEDPQRSVRQVAMVDHKGRVAAWTGEQCIAEAGHHRGDGYSVQANLMLADTVPEAMAKAYEKVVADSAEDFAGRLLAALEAAQGEGGDIRGRQSAALLVVRAESTGNSWEDRLVDLRVDDHAEPLVELRRLLERHRAYDEMNRGDEAMATGDLDAAVGHYTRAADMAPEIVELPFWKAVTLFDSGATEQALPIFQEVFEREERWREVLRRLPAAGLLKAEAVAVILGEEAGEGAAASEAAEGTP, encoded by the coding sequence ATGAGCCACCGTTCCCGTGCCATCCCCTCGCCCCTTCTGGTCAGCGCCGCCGTCTTCTCTGCTCTCCTCCTCGCCATCCTCGGCATCGCCGGCCCCAGTGCTGCGGAGGGTTTGGAGAGGACTTCCGACAGCGCCCTCTCCAAGCCCTTGGACCCTCTAGCCCACACCTACTCCATCGTCGCCCGCGACCCCGCCACCGGCCAGCTCGGCGTGGCGGTGCAGAGCCATTGGTTCCAGGTCGGAGCGGTGGTGCCCTGGGCCCGTGCCGGCGTCGGCGCCGTGGCTACCCAGAGCTTCGTGCGGGTGGACTACGGCCCCAAGGGCCTCGACCTCATGGCCGCGGGCACCAGCGCCTCCCAGGCTCTCGACCAGCTCCTCGCCGAGGATCCCCAACGCTCCGTGCGCCAGGTGGCGATGGTGGATCACAAAGGCCGGGTGGCGGCGTGGACCGGCGAGCAATGCATCGCCGAGGCAGGTCATCACCGGGGCGACGGCTACAGCGTGCAGGCCAATCTGATGCTCGCGGACACGGTGCCGGAGGCGATGGCGAAGGCCTATGAGAAGGTCGTAGCGGATTCGGCGGAGGACTTCGCCGGCCGCTTGCTGGCGGCTCTGGAAGCTGCCCAGGGGGAGGGCGGCGATATCCGCGGCCGGCAGAGCGCGGCGCTGCTGGTGGTGCGGGCGGAAAGCACCGGCAATTCCTGGGAGGACCGGCTGGTGGATCTGCGGGTGGATGACCACGCCGAGCCGCTAGTGGAGCTGCGGCGCCTCCTGGAGCGCCACCGGGCCTACGACGAGATGAACCGCGGCGACGAGGCCATGGCCACCGGCGACCTGGACGCCGCCGTCGGGCATTACACCCGCGCCGCCGACATGGCACCGGAGATCGTCGAGCTGCCCTTCTGGAAGGCGGTCACCCTCTTCGATTCCGGAGCCACCGAGCAGGCCCTGCCCATCTTCCAAGAGGTCTTCGAACGGGAGGAGCGCTGGCGCGAGGTCCTACGACGCCTGCCCGCCGCCGGCCTGCTGAAGGCGGAGGCGGTGGCAGTGATTCTCGGGGAGGAGGCCGGGGAAGGGGCCGCGGCATCGGAGGCGGCGGAGGGGACTCCCTGA
- the dnaB gene encoding replicative DNA helicase, with translation MLETLTQPQTLPKSEEAERAVLAAVLLEPSMLPLISARLTSEDFYLERHRLVYQAMLDLQEGGTHIDLRTLQGGLEERMQLEAAGGLAYLASLDIDLPDLSRVDSYAEIVKERSVRRRLVHAATETIRDCLEGGMVAEEALAKAEQTILGLGEESISRGFSSIGAVLEETVHDLEDRPGASLIGVPTGFREFDRITHGLNKGNLIIVAGRPGMGKTSLALNIAQHVAMREDRSVGIFSLEMSEQELALRMLCAEADISFTKLRSGLLSNQQWSRVHDAVRRTEHAPLFIDDSPNPTLLELSSKSRRLKAEKGLDVLILDYLQLMQAGGRYENRNLEIAAISRGLKQLAKELEIPVIALSQLSRNPERRTGDHRPQLSDLRESGAIEQDADMVCFVYRDEVYHPDDPEKKGLAELIIAKHRNGETGSVPLIFLGEVTSFKNPDPDGFDAAPPLDEGAPPF, from the coding sequence ATGCTCGAAACCCTCACCCAGCCCCAGACTCTGCCCAAGAGCGAAGAGGCAGAGCGCGCGGTGCTCGCTGCCGTGCTGCTGGAGCCGAGCATGCTGCCGCTGATCTCCGCGCGGCTGACCTCCGAAGACTTCTATTTAGAGCGCCACCGCCTGGTCTACCAGGCCATGCTCGACCTCCAGGAGGGTGGCACCCACATCGATCTGCGCACCCTCCAAGGGGGGCTCGAGGAGCGCATGCAGCTGGAGGCCGCCGGCGGCCTCGCCTACCTGGCCAGTCTGGACATCGATCTGCCGGACCTGAGCCGGGTCGACTCCTACGCCGAGATCGTCAAGGAGCGTTCGGTGCGCCGCCGGCTGGTGCACGCCGCCACCGAGACCATCCGCGACTGCCTGGAAGGAGGCATGGTCGCGGAGGAGGCGCTGGCCAAGGCGGAGCAGACGATCCTCGGGCTGGGTGAGGAGAGCATCAGTCGCGGCTTTTCGAGTATCGGCGCGGTACTGGAGGAGACGGTCCACGATCTCGAGGATCGCCCCGGTGCTTCTCTCATCGGGGTTCCCACTGGCTTTCGGGAATTCGACCGCATCACCCACGGTCTCAACAAGGGCAACCTGATCATCGTCGCCGGCCGGCCGGGCATGGGCAAGACCAGTCTGGCGCTCAACATCGCCCAGCACGTGGCTATGCGCGAGGATCGCTCGGTGGGGATCTTCTCGTTGGAGATGAGCGAGCAGGAGCTGGCGCTGCGCATGCTCTGCGCGGAGGCGGATATCAGCTTCACCAAATTGCGCTCCGGCCTGCTTTCGAACCAACAGTGGAGCCGAGTCCACGACGCGGTGCGCCGCACGGAGCATGCGCCCCTCTTCATTGACGATTCGCCCAATCCGACGCTGCTAGAGCTGTCGTCGAAGTCCCGGCGGCTGAAGGCGGAGAAGGGGCTCGACGTGTTGATTCTGGACTATTTGCAGCTCATGCAGGCAGGCGGGCGCTACGAGAACCGCAACCTGGAGATCGCCGCCATCTCCCGCGGCCTCAAGCAGCTGGCCAAGGAGCTGGAGATCCCGGTGATCGCCCTCTCCCAGCTCTCCCGCAACCCGGAGCGCCGCACCGGCGACCATCGCCCTCAGCTCTCCGACCTGCGCGAATCCGGCGCCATCGAGCAGGACGCGGACATGGTGTGCTTCGTGTACCGCGACGAGGTCTACCATCCGGACGATCCGGAGAAGAAGGGCCTGGCGGAGCTGATCATCGCCAAGCACCGTAACGGCGAAACGGGCTCGGTACCGCTGATCTTCCTGGGCGAGGTGACCTCGTTCAAGAACCCCGACCCCGATGGCTTCGACGCCGCCCCGCCCCTGGACGAAGGGGCCCCGCCCTTCTAG